The Yersinia intermedia genome window below encodes:
- the gapA gene encoding glyceraldehyde-3-phosphate dehydrogenase: MTIKVGINGFGRIGRIVFRAAQERSDIEIVAINDLLDAEYMAYMLKYDSTHGRFDGTVEVKDGHLVVNGKTIRVTAERDPANLKWNEVNVDVVAEATGLFLTDETARKHIAAGAKKVVLTGPSKDDTPMFVMGVNHKEYAGQEIVSNASCTTNCLAPLAKVINDKFGIVEALMTTVHATTATQKTVDGPSHKDWRGGRGASQNIIPSSTGAAKAVGKVIPALNGKLTGMAFRVPTPNVSVVDLTARLEKPASYKEICAAIKAASEGELKGVLGYTEDDVVSTDFNGEKLTSVFDAKAGIALNDNFVKLVSWYDNETGYSNKVLDLISHISK, from the coding sequence ATGACTATCAAAGTAGGTATCAACGGTTTTGGCCGTATCGGTCGCATTGTTTTCCGTGCTGCTCAGGAACGTTCTGACATCGAAATCGTTGCAATCAACGACCTGTTGGACGCTGAATACATGGCGTACATGCTGAAATACGACTCTACCCACGGTCGTTTCGACGGTACTGTAGAAGTAAAAGACGGCCATCTGGTTGTTAACGGTAAAACCATCCGTGTTACCGCAGAGAGAGATCCGGCTAACCTGAAGTGGAACGAAGTTAACGTTGACGTTGTTGCTGAAGCAACTGGCTTGTTCCTGACCGACGAAACAGCACGTAAGCACATCGCTGCTGGTGCTAAGAAAGTGGTTCTGACTGGTCCTTCTAAAGATGACACCCCTATGTTTGTTATGGGCGTCAACCACAAAGAATACGCGGGTCAAGAAATCGTTTCTAACGCTTCTTGCACCACTAACTGCCTGGCTCCACTGGCTAAAGTTATCAACGACAAGTTCGGTATCGTTGAAGCGTTGATGACCACTGTGCATGCAACTACAGCAACTCAGAAAACTGTTGATGGCCCGTCTCACAAAGACTGGCGCGGCGGTCGTGGCGCATCCCAGAACATCATCCCTTCTTCTACCGGTGCAGCTAAAGCAGTTGGTAAAGTAATCCCAGCACTGAACGGCAAACTGACTGGTATGGCGTTCCGCGTTCCTACTCCTAACGTTTCAGTTGTTGACCTGACTGCACGTCTGGAAAAACCAGCGTCTTACAAAGAAATCTGTGCTGCTATCAAAGCGGCTTCAGAAGGCGAGCTGAAAGGCGTTCTGGGCTATACCGAAGACGACGTTGTTTCTACCGATTTCAACGGCGAAAAACTGACTTCAGTATTCGATGCTAAAGCCGGTATCGCACTGAACGATAACTTTGTGAAACTGGTTTCTTGGTACGATAACGAAACTGGCTACTCAAACAAAGTTCTGGACCTGATCTCTCACATCTCCAAGTAA
- a CDS encoding YeaC family protein has translation MELEDLISVMTPEIYQRLMQAVELGKWPDGVALTPEQKENSLQMVMLWQARHNEDAQHMSIGTDGQIVMKTKQELKQQFSQPTLVKLKPQ, from the coding sequence ATGGAGCTTGAAGACCTGATTTCAGTGATGACCCCCGAAATTTACCAACGTTTGATGCAAGCGGTTGAGTTGGGTAAATGGCCTGATGGTGTAGCGCTGACGCCTGAGCAGAAAGAGAATAGCTTGCAAATGGTAATGCTATGGCAAGCCCGCCACAATGAGGATGCCCAGCATATGAGCATTGGCACTGATGGCCAAATTGTGATGAAAACCAAGCAAGAGTTGAAACAACAATTCAGCCAGCCAACATTGGTAAAACTGAAGCCACAATAG
- a CDS encoding YeaH/YhbH family protein, with product MGYFIDRRLNGKNKSMVNRQRFLRRYKSQIKQSIADAINKRSVTDIESGESVSIPIDDINEPMFHQGRGGSRHRVHPGNDHFVTNDRVERPQGGGGGGGSGQGNAGQDGEGEDEFVFQISKDEYLDLLFEDLALPNLKKNQYKQLTEFKTHRAGYTSNGVPANISVVRSLQNSLARRTAMTASKRRELRELEETLNVLENTEPAQLLEEERVRNAIAELKQKIARVPFIDTFDLRYKNYERRPEPSSQAVMFCLMDVSGSMDQATKDMAKRFYILLYLFLSRTYKNVDVVYIRHHTQAKEVDEQEFFYSQETGGTIVSSALKLMDEVVQERYNPTQWNIYAAQASDGDNWADDSPLCHELLAQKLLPMVRYYSYIEITRRAHQTLWREYEDLQAKFDNFAMQHIREPEDIYPVFRELFHKQTIDN from the coding sequence ATGGGCTACTTTATTGACAGACGACTTAACGGCAAAAATAAGAGCATGGTCAACCGCCAACGCTTTTTGCGCCGCTATAAGTCGCAAATTAAACAGTCGATTGCCGATGCCATCAATAAAAGGTCAGTTACTGATATTGAGAGCGGCGAGTCAGTCTCGATACCTATTGATGATATCAATGAGCCGATGTTCCATCAGGGTCGTGGTGGGTCACGCCATCGGGTGCATCCTGGCAATGACCATTTTGTCACCAATGATCGGGTGGAACGCCCTCAAGGTGGCGGTGGAGGCGGCGGCAGTGGTCAGGGTAATGCGGGTCAAGACGGTGAAGGTGAGGATGAATTTGTCTTTCAGATTTCCAAAGATGAATACCTGGACTTACTGTTTGAAGACCTTGCGCTGCCCAATCTGAAGAAAAATCAGTATAAGCAGTTGACCGAATTCAAGACCCATCGTGCGGGTTATACCTCTAATGGCGTGCCCGCCAATATCAGCGTAGTGCGATCACTGCAAAACTCTCTGGCCCGTCGTACCGCTATGACGGCCAGTAAGCGCCGTGAGTTACGTGAGTTGGAAGAAACGCTGAACGTACTGGAAAATACAGAGCCAGCGCAATTGCTGGAAGAAGAACGTGTCCGTAATGCCATTGCTGAGTTAAAGCAAAAAATCGCACGGGTACCGTTTATCGATACCTTCGATTTACGTTATAAAAACTATGAACGGCGTCCTGAGCCATCCAGTCAGGCGGTAATGTTCTGCCTGATGGATGTGTCAGGTTCGATGGATCAGGCCACCAAGGACATGGCAAAGCGCTTCTACATCCTGCTTTATCTGTTCCTGAGCCGCACCTATAAAAACGTTGATGTCGTGTATATCCGTCACCATACTCAAGCTAAAGAAGTTGATGAGCAAGAGTTCTTCTATTCACAGGAAACTGGCGGGACTATTGTTTCCAGTGCCTTGAAATTAATGGATGAAGTGGTTCAGGAACGTTACAACCCAACACAGTGGAATATCTATGCTGCCCAAGCCTCAGACGGCGACAACTGGGCCGATGATTCACCACTGTGTCATGAGTTACTGGCCCAAAAGCTCCTGCCCATGGTGCGTTACTATAGCTACATTGAGATAACCCGCCGCGCACACCAGACTCTGTGGCGGGAATATGAAGACTTACAGGCAAAATTTGACAATTTTGCGATGCAACATATCCGGGAGCCTGAAGATATCTACCCGGTATTTCGTGAGTTGTTCCACAAACAAACCATTGATAATTAA
- the yeaG gene encoding protein kinase YeaG — MNIFDHYRQRYEAAKDEEFTLQEFLTICQQDRSAYVNAAERLLMAIGEPVMVDTALESRMSRLFSNRVIARYPAFEEFYGMEEAIEQIVSYLKHAAQGLEEKKQILYLLGPVGGGKSSLAERLKALMQRVPIYILSANGERSPVNDHPLCLFNPQEDAAILAKEYNIPSRYLGTIMSPWAAKRLHEFGGDITKFKVIKVWPSILEQIAIAKTEPGDENNQDISALVGKVDIRKLENHAQNDPDAYGYSGALCRANQGIMEFVEMFKAPIKVLHPLLTATQEGNYNGTEGISALPFSGIILAHSNESEWVAFRNNKNNEAFLDRVYIVKVPYCLRVSEEIKIYDKLLNNSELTHAPCAPGTLETLARFSILSRMKEPENSSIYSKMRVYDGESLKDTDPKAKSYQEYRDYAGVDEGMNGLSTRFAFKILSRVFNFDHAEVAANPVHLFYILEQQIEREQFQQDVAEKYLEHLKGYLIPKYAEFIGKEIQTAYLESYSEYGQNIFDRYVIYADFWIQDQEYRDPDTGQLFDRESLNAELEKIEKPAGISNPKDFRNEIVNFVLRARANNNGRNPNWTSYEKLRTVIEKKMFSNTEELLPVISFNAKTSTDEQKKHDDFVDRMMEKGYTRKQVRLLCEWYLRVRKSS, encoded by the coding sequence ATGAACATATTTGATCACTATCGCCAGCGCTATGAGGCGGCCAAGGACGAAGAGTTCACACTCCAAGAGTTCCTCACAATCTGCCAGCAAGATCGCAGCGCGTATGTTAATGCGGCTGAACGTTTGCTGATGGCTATTGGTGAGCCAGTCATGGTCGATACCGCGCTTGAGTCCCGCATGTCTCGACTATTTTCTAATCGAGTTATCGCTCGCTACCCTGCTTTTGAAGAGTTCTATGGCATGGAGGAAGCCATAGAACAGATTGTTTCCTATCTCAAGCATGCCGCCCAAGGGCTGGAAGAGAAGAAACAGATCCTATATTTGCTGGGTCCGGTGGGTGGTGGTAAGTCATCATTGGCTGAACGGCTGAAAGCTCTGATGCAAAGGGTGCCTATCTATATTTTGAGTGCTAACGGTGAGCGTAGCCCGGTCAATGACCACCCGTTATGTCTGTTCAATCCGCAGGAAGATGCGGCGATCCTGGCCAAAGAATACAATATTCCAAGCCGCTATCTCGGTACGATTATGTCGCCATGGGCGGCAAAACGTCTGCACGAGTTTGGCGGTGATATTACCAAGTTCAAGGTTATCAAGGTCTGGCCTTCTATCCTTGAACAAATTGCGATAGCGAAAACTGAGCCCGGTGATGAAAACAACCAGGATATCTCTGCACTGGTCGGTAAAGTTGATATCCGTAAACTTGAAAATCACGCTCAAAACGATCCTGATGCTTATGGTTATTCCGGTGCTTTGTGCCGCGCTAACCAAGGGATTATGGAATTCGTCGAGATGTTCAAGGCTCCCATTAAGGTGTTGCATCCACTGCTGACCGCAACGCAAGAAGGTAACTATAACGGGACCGAGGGGATATCCGCCCTACCATTCAGCGGTATAATTCTCGCGCATTCTAATGAATCAGAGTGGGTAGCATTCCGCAATAACAAGAATAATGAGGCATTCCTTGACCGTGTTTATATTGTCAAAGTGCCTTATTGCCTACGGGTATCAGAAGAGATCAAAATTTACGACAAACTGTTAAATAACAGTGAGTTGACCCATGCACCTTGTGCGCCCGGCACGCTGGAAACGCTGGCCCGCTTCTCTATCCTATCGAGGATGAAAGAGCCGGAAAACTCCAGTATTTACTCCAAGATGCGGGTGTATGACGGTGAGAGCCTGAAAGATACCGATCCTAAAGCCAAGTCTTATCAAGAATATCGCGACTACGCTGGGGTCGATGAAGGTATGAACGGTCTTTCTACCCGTTTTGCCTTTAAAATCCTCTCCAGAGTATTTAACTTTGACCACGCTGAGGTGGCAGCCAACCCAGTGCACCTGTTCTACATACTGGAACAGCAGATCGAGCGCGAACAATTCCAGCAAGATGTTGCGGAAAAATATCTCGAACACCTGAAAGGCTATTTAATCCCAAAATATGCCGAATTTATTGGTAAAGAGATTCAGACCGCCTATCTGGAGTCTTACTCGGAGTATGGCCAGAATATTTTTGACCGTTATGTTATCTACGCCGATTTCTGGATTCAGGATCAAGAGTACCGTGATCCAGATACTGGGCAACTGTTTGACCGTGAATCGCTGAATGCTGAACTGGAGAAAATTGAAAAGCCAGCGGGTATCAGCAACCCGAAAGATTTCCGTAATGAAATCGTCAATTTTGTGTTGCGCGCCAGAGCCAATAACAATGGTCGTAATCCAAACTGGACCAGTTACGAGAAGCTGCGCACGGTTATCGAGAAAAAGATGTTCTCTAACACCGAAGAGTTACTGCCAGTTATCTCCTTTAATGCCAAGACCTCAACGGATGAGCAGAAAAAACATGATGACTTTGTCGATCGGATGATGGAGAAAGGCTATACCCGTAAGCAAGTTCGTTTGCTGTGCGAATGGTATCTGCGGGTAAGGAAGTCGTCATAA
- the msrB gene encoding peptide-methionine (R)-S-oxide reductase MsrB, giving the protein MAKQLNPVPDIEKLSDIQRHVTQQRGTEAPFSGKLLHNKRDGIYECLCCHQPLFVSESKFDSGCGWPSFYQPIKDDSIRYVDDNSHNMNRVEIRCGHCDAHLGHVFPDGPQPTGERYCVNSASLNFVDDQNGEQIAG; this is encoded by the coding sequence ATGGCTAAACAACTGAACCCTGTACCAGATATTGAGAAACTGTCCGATATTCAGCGTCATGTGACCCAACAGCGCGGGACAGAAGCCCCTTTTAGTGGCAAATTGCTGCATAACAAACGTGATGGCATCTATGAGTGCCTGTGTTGTCATCAACCTTTGTTTGTCTCAGAGTCGAAATTTGACTCTGGCTGTGGTTGGCCGAGTTTCTACCAACCCATTAAAGATGACTCTATCCGCTATGTTGATGATAATTCACATAATATGAATCGAGTTGAAATTCGCTGTGGTCATTGTGACGCGCACTTAGGCCATGTTTTCCCCGATGGCCCGCAGCCTACGGGCGAGCGCTATTGCGTGAACTCGGCGTCATTGAATTTTGTTGATGACCAGAATGGCGAGCAGATTGCCGGTTGA
- the pncA gene encoding bifunctional nicotinamidase/pyrazinamidase, which produces MNAALLLIDLQNDFCPGGALAVAEGDQVIAIANQAIDVCLSKKIPVIASQDWHPAEHRSFAINSNAESGTVGELNGLPQVWWPMHCVQNESGAALHPQLKQNAIEAIFRKGQDPDIDSYSAFFDNGRRAKTPLDGWLQQQGIHRLFIMGLATDYCVKYSVLDALSLGYQTTVISDGCRGVNLQPHDSQHALNSMSKAGANLQTLEQFLAEIDSARK; this is translated from the coding sequence ATGAACGCAGCACTGCTTTTAATTGATTTACAAAATGACTTTTGTCCGGGAGGGGCACTGGCTGTTGCTGAGGGTGATCAAGTTATTGCCATTGCGAATCAGGCGATTGATGTTTGTCTTAGCAAAAAGATACCTGTCATCGCCAGTCAAGATTGGCACCCTGCCGAGCACCGCAGTTTTGCCATCAATTCAAATGCAGAATCAGGTACTGTGGGTGAGTTGAATGGGTTGCCACAAGTCTGGTGGCCCATGCATTGCGTGCAAAATGAATCAGGGGCAGCCTTGCATCCGCAATTGAAACAAAATGCCATTGAGGCCATTTTCCGCAAAGGCCAAGATCCTGATATCGATAGCTACAGTGCATTTTTCGACAATGGTCGGCGGGCAAAAACGCCTTTGGATGGGTGGCTACAGCAGCAAGGAATCCATCGGCTGTTCATTATGGGGCTGGCAACTGACTATTGTGTGAAATACAGCGTCTTGGATGCATTGTCTCTGGGTTATCAAACAACGGTCATCAGTGACGGTTGTCGTGGGGTCAATCTACAACCACATGACAGCCAACATGCCCTTAATTCGATGAGTAAAGCAGGGGCAAACTTACAAACACTGGAACAATTTCTTGCTGAAATTGATTCAGCAAGAAAATAA
- a CDS encoding DMT family transporter: MKWHDGLRQPGVLAALTAAVLFGAGTPLAKQLLNTVSPWLLAGLLYFGSGAGLALYRLISRAEAVSLPRNERLWFIGAITAGGIIAPVLLMIGLTGMPASGASLLLNAEGVFTALLAWFAFKENFDRRIALGMIVIVAGAAILSWPGEARFAGWWPTLAILGACFAWGIDNNLTRKVSLTDATWIASVKGLVAGIVNLGLAFVLGATLPPLTNLAGALLVGFFAYGVSLALFVIGLRHLGTARTGAYFSIAPFLGAVLAVIMGDTVTMPLIVAGLLMAVGIALHLTEQHAHQHIHDELMHEHEHHHDEHHQHTHDFPVVDGVVHKHHHQHRPLAHTHPHYPDSHHRHKH; encoded by the coding sequence ATGAAATGGCATGATGGACTACGACAGCCCGGTGTATTAGCTGCATTGACTGCTGCGGTGTTGTTTGGCGCTGGCACCCCGCTGGCAAAACAGTTACTCAATACGGTCAGTCCGTGGCTACTGGCGGGTCTGCTCTATTTTGGCTCCGGCGCTGGTCTGGCGCTCTACCGTCTGATCAGCCGTGCAGAGGCGGTGAGCCTGCCTCGCAACGAACGGCTGTGGTTTATCGGCGCTATTACGGCTGGGGGGATTATCGCCCCGGTTCTGCTGATGATAGGGCTAACAGGTATGCCTGCATCTGGCGCATCATTACTGCTCAATGCCGAAGGCGTATTTACCGCCCTGCTGGCCTGGTTCGCGTTCAAAGAGAATTTTGACCGCCGCATCGCCCTTGGCATGATAGTGATTGTTGCCGGTGCGGCTATTTTAAGTTGGCCGGGTGAAGCGCGCTTTGCCGGATGGTGGCCAACACTGGCAATTCTGGGGGCCTGCTTTGCATGGGGGATTGATAACAATCTGACCCGTAAGGTTTCATTGACCGATGCCACCTGGATTGCATCGGTCAAAGGACTGGTTGCCGGTATCGTCAATCTCGGACTGGCTTTTGTACTGGGCGCAACATTGCCACCACTGACCAACCTGGCCGGTGCTCTTCTGGTGGGATTTTTTGCCTACGGCGTGAGTTTGGCACTCTTTGTTATCGGCCTGCGCCATCTTGGTACTGCTCGCACTGGTGCTTATTTCTCTATTGCCCCATTTTTAGGGGCTGTATTGGCCGTCATTATGGGTGACACTGTCACAATGCCACTCATCGTGGCGGGTTTACTGATGGCAGTAGGGATCGCGTTACATCTCACCGAACAGCATGCCCATCAACATATCCATGACGAATTAATGCATGAACATGAACATCACCATGACGAGCATCATCAGCATACACATGATTTCCCTGTTGTAGACGGTGTGGTGCATAAGCATCACCATCAACACCGGCCGCTAGCCCACACTCACCCGCACTACCCGGATTCACATCACCGCCACAAGCATTGA
- the ansA gene encoding asparaginase: MQKKSIYVAYTGGTIGMQRSDHGYIPVSGHLQRQLALMPEFHRPEMPDFTIHEYAPLIDSSDMTPEDWQHIANDIEQNYDLYDGFVILHGTDTMAFTASALSFMLENLAKPVIVTGSQIPLAELRSDGQTNLLNALYLAANHPVNEVSLFFNNKLFRGNRTTKAHADGFDAFASPNLSVLLEAGIHIRRMASVESPVNNGPLVVHNITPQPIGVVTIYPGISGAVVRNFLLQPVKALILRSYGVGNAPQKAELLDELKNASERGIVVVNLTQCISGRVNMEGYATGNALANAGVISGFDMTVEAALTKLHYLLSQSLTPEDIRRLMQQNLRGELTDTN, from the coding sequence ATGCAGAAGAAATCTATTTATGTTGCCTATACTGGCGGTACTATCGGTATGCAACGCTCGGATCATGGATACATCCCAGTCTCCGGTCATTTGCAACGCCAACTTGCTCTGATGCCTGAGTTCCACCGGCCCGAAATGCCTGATTTCACTATCCATGAATATGCGCCATTGATTGACTCCTCAGATATGACACCTGAGGACTGGCAGCATATCGCCAACGATATTGAGCAAAACTACGACTTATACGATGGCTTTGTTATTTTACATGGCACAGATACCATGGCATTTACTGCCTCGGCCCTTTCATTCATGTTAGAAAATCTGGCCAAGCCGGTGATTGTTACCGGTTCTCAAATCCCGTTGGCAGAATTGCGTTCTGATGGGCAAACCAACTTGCTCAACGCACTTTATCTGGCCGCTAACCACCCAGTGAATGAAGTTAGTCTGTTCTTTAACAACAAACTGTTCCGTGGTAACCGCACCACGAAAGCTCATGCGGATGGTTTTGATGCTTTTGCCTCCCCTAATCTCTCAGTACTGCTTGAGGCAGGTATTCATATTCGGCGCATGGCATCAGTTGAGTCACCGGTGAATAACGGGCCACTGGTTGTCCATAACATCACCCCTCAACCGATTGGTGTGGTGACTATTTATCCTGGGATATCAGGTGCTGTGGTGCGCAACTTCCTGTTGCAGCCCGTCAAGGCTTTGATTTTGCGCTCTTATGGTGTGGGAAACGCACCACAGAAAGCCGAGTTACTGGATGAATTAAAAAATGCCAGTGAGCGAGGTATTGTGGTGGTGAATTTGACGCAATGTATTTCCGGTCGAGTCAATATGGAAGGCTATGCAACCGGTAACGCGCTCGCCAACGCGGGTGTTATCAGTGGCTTTGATATGACGGTTGAGGCCGCACTGACCAAACTGCATTATTTATTGAGTCAATCTTTAACCCCTGAAGACATTCGCCGGTTAATGCAACAGAACCTGCGTGGCGAACTCACTGACACTAACTGA
- a CDS encoding MipA/OmpV family protein, which produces MKKHYIKTRQIKTLAALAIATVVCMPTAMAGTWSVGASALVSPDPYRGKNDRVYPVPIISYESDNFYFRTLAAGYYLWKDDNNRLSIDAYYLPLNFKPGDSNDQQMKQLDKRRSTMMAGMSYSHIEDWGTLRAMFSGDVLDNSGGFVGDLAYLYRFNVDSWTLTPGVGVSWNSEDQNNYYYGVSRGESARSGLAQYSPNDSWSSYMELTANYNINPNWNAFFTGRYIRLANEVKNSPMVDASWTGVLWTGVTYTFR; this is translated from the coding sequence GTGAAAAAACACTACATAAAAACCAGGCAAATAAAAACTCTGGCTGCGTTGGCGATTGCTACGGTGGTTTGCATGCCAACGGCAATGGCTGGGACTTGGTCTGTGGGGGCTTCTGCGTTAGTCAGCCCAGATCCATATCGTGGCAAGAACGACCGTGTCTATCCGGTACCTATTATTTCTTATGAAAGTGATAATTTCTATTTCCGTACTTTGGCTGCGGGCTACTACTTGTGGAAAGATGACAATAATCGCTTATCAATCGATGCTTATTACTTACCACTGAACTTTAAGCCGGGTGACAGTAATGATCAGCAGATGAAACAGTTGGATAAACGCCGCAGTACCATGATGGCCGGTATGTCTTATTCTCATATTGAGGATTGGGGGACTCTGCGTGCTATGTTCTCTGGCGACGTGCTGGATAACAGTGGTGGTTTTGTCGGCGATCTGGCTTATCTCTACCGCTTTAATGTGGATAGCTGGACATTGACACCGGGCGTCGGTGTGAGCTGGAACAGTGAAGATCAGAATAATTATTACTATGGTGTGAGCCGCGGGGAGTCTGCCCGCAGTGGCTTAGCACAGTACAGCCCTAATGATAGCTGGTCATCGTATATGGAATTGACGGCTAACTATAATATCAATCCAAACTGGAATGCTTTCTTTACTGGCCGTTATATCCGTCTGGCAAATGAAGTGAAAAATAGCCCGATGGTGGACGCATCATGGACTGGTGTGCTGTGGACCGGGGTAACTTATACCTTCCGCTAA
- a CDS encoding D-hexose-6-phosphate mutarotase gives MNEKVFTLPVVEQISPYISQRQLDELPVVVVSHPKVRAAVCLQGAHLLAYQPSGEQPVIWLSNNTPFKDGVAIRGGVPICWPWFGPSAQPSHGFARLLPWTLSAHDENENGVILTFTLEDSDESRKYWPHAFTLIARFKLGDECEMELESHGDYQAVAALHTYFQIGDIDQIKVSGLGEKYFDKVLKIADATQQGDLVFNGQTDRIYTHPEAYSLIKDAALKRTIEIHHHHQSDVVAWNPGAEVASSMVDMPNEGYKTMVCVETARVNKPLVATPDAPARLAMTIRSRKNS, from the coding sequence ATGAACGAGAAAGTATTCACCCTCCCTGTTGTTGAACAAATTTCGCCTTACATCAGCCAACGCCAACTGGATGAATTGCCGGTGGTGGTTGTTTCTCATCCGAAGGTGCGTGCCGCTGTATGCCTACAAGGTGCTCATTTGCTGGCCTATCAGCCTAGCGGAGAACAGCCTGTTATTTGGCTGAGCAATAACACGCCATTTAAAGATGGCGTCGCTATTCGTGGTGGCGTGCCGATTTGCTGGCCGTGGTTTGGTCCATCAGCACAACCTTCCCATGGTTTTGCCCGCTTACTGCCATGGACGCTCAGTGCCCATGACGAAAATGAAAATGGGGTTATCCTGACCTTCACCCTGGAAGACAGTGATGAATCACGTAAATATTGGCCACATGCCTTCACATTGATTGCCCGCTTCAAGCTGGGTGACGAATGCGAGATGGAATTGGAATCACACGGTGATTACCAAGCAGTCGCTGCGCTACACACTTACTTCCAAATTGGCGATATCGACCAGATTAAAGTCAGTGGTTTGGGTGAGAAATACTTCGATAAAGTGCTAAAAATTGCTGATGCCACACAACAAGGCGATTTAGTGTTCAACGGCCAGACTGACCGTATTTACACGCACCCCGAAGCTTACAGTTTAATCAAAGATGCGGCACTCAAACGCACCATTGAAATACATCATCATCATCAAAGTGATGTTGTGGCATGGAATCCAGGTGCAGAGGTAGCCAGTAGCATGGTTGACATGCCAAATGAGGGTTATAAGACCATGGTTTGCGTGGAAACAGCGCGAGTTAATAAACCATTGGTTGCAACACCAGATGCCCCTGCGCGCCTCGCTATGACCATCCGTAGCCGTAAAAATAGCTAA